One Streptomyces sp. NBC_00554 DNA segment encodes these proteins:
- a CDS encoding heme o synthase — MCVTAVESRPPGVLGTSSSPKHRPFGARVMAFVALTKPRIIELLLITTVPVMFLAQQGVPDLKLVLLTCLGGYLSAGGANALNMYIDRDIDALMDRTSQRPLVTGMVSPRECLAFGLSLAVVSTLLFGLTVNWLSAWLSLGALLFYVVVYTMILKRRTSQNIVWGGIAGCMPVLIGWSAVTNSMSWAPVILFLVMFFWTPPHYWPLSMKVKDDYARVGVPMLPVVASNKVVARQIVLYSWVMVAVSLLLTPLGYTGWFYTAVALVAGGWWLWEAHALQNRAKGEATGGKLKEMRLFHWSITYVSLLFVAVAVDPFLR; from the coding sequence GTGTGCGTGACGGCCGTCGAATCCCGTCCACCGGGGGTGCTCGGGACGAGCAGCAGCCCAAAACATCGGCCGTTCGGGGCCCGTGTCATGGCTTTCGTGGCGTTGACCAAGCCACGAATCATCGAGCTACTGCTGATCACCACCGTCCCGGTGATGTTCCTGGCCCAGCAGGGGGTGCCCGACCTGAAGCTGGTGCTCCTCACCTGCCTCGGCGGCTACCTCTCGGCGGGCGGCGCCAACGCGCTCAACATGTACATCGACCGGGACATCGACGCGCTGATGGACCGGACCTCACAGCGCCCGCTGGTCACCGGCATGGTCAGCCCGCGTGAGTGCCTGGCCTTCGGCCTCTCGCTCGCCGTGGTCTCCACGCTCCTGTTCGGCCTGACGGTCAACTGGCTCTCGGCCTGGCTCTCCCTCGGCGCGCTCCTCTTCTACGTGGTCGTCTACACGATGATCCTCAAGCGCCGTACGTCGCAGAACATCGTCTGGGGCGGCATCGCCGGCTGCATGCCCGTTCTCATCGGCTGGTCGGCGGTGACCAACTCGATGTCGTGGGCCCCGGTCATCCTCTTCCTCGTCATGTTCTTCTGGACGCCGCCGCACTACTGGCCGCTGTCGATGAAGGTGAAGGACGACTACGCGCGCGTGGGCGTGCCGATGCTTCCGGTCGTCGCCTCCAACAAGGTGGTCGCCCGGCAGATCGTCCTCTACAGCTGGGTGATGGTCGCCGTCTCGCTACTGCTCACCCCGCTCGGCTACACCGGCTGGTTCTACACGGCGGTCGCCCTGGTGGCCGGCGGCTGGTGGCTGTGGGAGGCGCACGCCCTGCAGAACCGCGCCAAGGGCGAGGCGACGGGCGGCAAGCTCAAGGAGATGCGGCTGTTCCACTGGTCCATCACCTATGTGTCGCTGCTGTTCGTGGCGGTCGCGGTGGATCCCTTCCTCCGTTAG
- a CDS encoding amidohydrolase family protein, with product MIETPSLVDQYCHGVLRTELGLGTFEAHLARTEGPPAPGTTFFDTQTGFAVRRWCPPLLGLEPHCPPARYLARRRELGVLESGRRLLRGSGITTYLVDTGLPGDLTGPGEMATAGAADAHEIVRLELLAEQVADTSGTVESFLANLAESVHGAAANAVAFTSVAGVRHGLALAPEPPGPGEVRGAAGRWLARRRVGGALSDPVLLRHLLWIAIASGLPLQLHAGLGEPGLRIDRTDPVLLTDFARATAGLGTDLVLLHGYPYHRHAAHLAGVFPHVYADLGAALVRTGARAAAVFSEILELAPFGKLLFSSGAHGLPELHVVGARLFREALARVLGTWVAEGAWSLADAQRVAGLIAAGNARRVYGVE from the coding sequence ATGATCGAAACGCCGTCCCTGGTGGACCAGTACTGCCACGGCGTACTGAGGACGGAGCTGGGCCTCGGTACCTTCGAGGCCCACCTCGCCAGGACCGAGGGCCCGCCCGCCCCGGGCACCACCTTCTTCGACACCCAGACCGGGTTCGCCGTACGCCGCTGGTGTCCGCCGCTGCTCGGCCTGGAGCCGCACTGTCCGCCCGCCCGCTATCTCGCCCGGCGTCGCGAACTCGGCGTACTGGAGTCGGGCCGCAGGCTGCTGCGCGGCAGTGGCATCACGACCTATCTCGTCGACACCGGGCTGCCCGGCGATCTGACAGGACCCGGCGAAATGGCCACCGCGGGCGCAGCCGACGCGCATGAGATCGTCCGGCTCGAGCTACTGGCCGAGCAGGTCGCCGACACCTCCGGCACGGTCGAGTCCTTTCTCGCCAATCTCGCGGAGTCCGTCCACGGCGCCGCCGCGAACGCCGTGGCCTTCACCTCCGTGGCGGGCGTACGGCACGGTCTGGCGCTCGCGCCCGAGCCGCCGGGGCCGGGAGAGGTACGGGGCGCGGCGGGGCGCTGGCTCGCCCGGCGCCGGGTGGGCGGGGCGCTCAGCGACCCGGTGCTGCTCAGACACCTGCTGTGGATCGCGATCGCCTCAGGCCTGCCACTCCAGCTCCATGCCGGACTCGGCGAACCGGGCCTGCGCATCGACCGCACCGACCCCGTCCTGCTCACCGACTTCGCCCGTGCCACGGCCGGGCTCGGCACCGACCTGGTCCTCCTGCACGGCTACCCGTACCACCGGCACGCGGCGCACCTCGCCGGGGTCTTCCCGCATGTGTACGCCGACCTGGGCGCCGCGCTGGTGCGTACCGGAGCGCGGGCGGCGGCCGTGTTCTCCGAGATCCTGGAACTGGCGCCCTTCGGCAAGCTCCTCTTCTCCAGCGGCGCACATGGGCTGCCCGAACTCCATGTGGTCGGGGCACGTCTCTTCCGTGAGGCGCTCGCCCGGGTGCTCGGCACGTGGGTCGCCGAGGGCGCCTGGTCGCTGGCGGACGCGCAACGGGTGGCGGGGCTCATCGCGGCCGGGAACGCCCGGCGGGTGTACGGGGTGGAGTGA
- a CDS encoding heme A synthase — protein MEPVPNVTRADAVAAVRNPLAFIAERWTPTKGTVRRAALAALVMAVVIVVTGGAVRLTGSGLGCPTWPKCTDDSLTTTSAMGVHGVIEFGNRMLTYVLCAAVGWAIIAARSRKPYRRGLTRLGWTQFWVVMSNAVLGGIVVLVGLNPYTVAAHFLLSTALIAVATLMWQRTREGDAEPRPLVGKPVQQMVWVLVAATVLLIALGTVVTGAGPHAGDSSEVERIPLDWENVTKLHSVLAWIVVTLAFALWFVLKAVDAPKGPLDRTRDLFLILLGQGVIGYVQYFTDLPEVLVGLHMFGSCLVWIGVLRVLLSLRERPEILADVPGPSTETTLTRA, from the coding sequence ATGGAGCCCGTGCCAAACGTGACCCGAGCCGACGCCGTAGCCGCCGTGCGCAACCCGCTCGCCTTCATCGCCGAACGCTGGACCCCGACGAAGGGGACGGTGCGGCGGGCGGCTCTGGCCGCGCTCGTCATGGCGGTGGTGATCGTGGTCACCGGCGGTGCCGTACGGCTGACGGGTTCGGGCCTCGGCTGCCCGACCTGGCCCAAGTGCACCGACGACTCGCTCACCACGACCAGCGCGATGGGCGTCCATGGCGTCATCGAGTTCGGCAACCGCATGCTGACGTACGTGTTGTGCGCGGCGGTCGGCTGGGCGATCATCGCGGCGCGCTCGCGGAAGCCGTACCGGCGCGGCCTGACCCGGCTGGGCTGGACGCAGTTCTGGGTCGTCATGAGCAACGCGGTGCTCGGCGGCATCGTCGTATTGGTGGGCCTCAACCCGTATACGGTCGCGGCCCACTTCCTCCTCTCCACCGCGCTCATCGCCGTCGCCACCCTGATGTGGCAGCGCACCCGCGAGGGCGACGCCGAGCCGCGCCCCCTCGTCGGCAAGCCGGTGCAGCAGATGGTGTGGGTGCTGGTCGCCGCGACCGTCCTGCTGATCGCGCTCGGCACGGTCGTGACCGGTGCGGGCCCGCACGCCGGCGACTCGAGCGAGGTCGAGCGCATCCCGCTGGACTGGGAGAACGTCACCAAGCTCCATTCGGTGCTGGCCTGGATCGTCGTGACGCTGGCCTTCGCCCTGTGGTTCGTCCTCAAGGCCGTCGACGCCCCCAAGGGCCCCCTCGACCGCACCCGGGACCTGTTCCTCATCCTCCTCGGGCAGGGCGTCATCGGTTACGTCCAGTACTTCACGGACCTCCCCGAAGTCCTGGTCGGCCTCCACATGTTCGGCTCCTGCCTGGTGTGGATCGGCGTCCTGCGGGTCCTGCTGTCGCTGCGCGAACGGCCGGAGATCCTGGCGGATGTGCCGGGCCCTTCCACCGAAACGACGCTCACGCGCGCGTGA
- a CDS encoding glycosyltransferase family 4 protein, with protein MGQQQAVSGEEALLQREQKLHIGLVHWSFPPVVGGVETHLWDYSKALAGRGHRVTVFTGSVGAHRPCDSVRVIRHKLLDLSVGHEDNEETLKELREWFRSGLTASGDPIRLVHGHNLHHFSSVPARALKALQSELNLVLLHTYHSIWRTEADERIARECAVWDVHHAVSDFLVSECTEVLRQDVQRTYLGVDSLQYEGIPEVEDEPGWHPVVLLPARLIPNKGAEVAILMLKLLVERAKGCEGELALLRPRLVLTDPFETVDFHGERGQFRGKLSKIVEECELTEGPGQDVEFRPAGIEDMRKLYEEATVVVYPSRFDEPMGLAPLEAMCAARPVVATCVGGLGEGGSTLVDRDEDAKKQASRFADELWPLLTEPSLARKAGCVAREHVRARFDLEEVYVKPMLAEYRSLLAPDPDSYECDTRQPSGSPETFAEPSLSTSTVSR; from the coding sequence GTGGGCCAGCAGCAGGCGGTATCCGGTGAGGAAGCCTTGCTCCAGCGGGAGCAGAAGCTGCACATCGGGCTGGTCCACTGGTCGTTCCCACCCGTCGTCGGTGGAGTGGAAACCCATCTCTGGGACTACTCCAAGGCGTTGGCGGGCCGGGGCCATCGGGTCACCGTGTTCACCGGATCGGTCGGCGCCCATCGGCCGTGTGACAGCGTGAGAGTGATCCGGCACAAGCTGCTTGATCTGTCGGTCGGACATGAGGACAACGAAGAGACTCTGAAGGAGCTGCGTGAGTGGTTCCGCAGTGGGCTCACCGCGTCCGGCGACCCCATCCGGCTGGTCCACGGCCACAACCTGCACCACTTCTCCAGCGTCCCCGCACGTGCGCTGAAGGCTCTTCAGAGCGAACTGAACCTCGTACTGCTGCACACGTACCACAGCATCTGGCGCACCGAAGCGGACGAGCGGATCGCGCGGGAGTGCGCCGTCTGGGACGTCCATCACGCGGTGTCGGACTTCCTCGTCAGTGAGTGCACCGAGGTGCTGCGACAGGACGTGCAACGCACCTATCTGGGGGTGGACTCGCTCCAGTACGAGGGCATTCCGGAGGTCGAGGACGAGCCAGGTTGGCATCCGGTCGTTCTGCTGCCGGCCCGGCTCATCCCCAACAAGGGCGCCGAAGTGGCGATCTTGATGCTGAAACTCCTCGTCGAGCGGGCGAAGGGATGCGAGGGTGAACTGGCCTTGCTGCGCCCCCGGTTGGTACTCACGGACCCGTTCGAGACGGTCGACTTCCATGGTGAGCGCGGTCAGTTCCGCGGCAAGCTATCCAAGATCGTAGAGGAGTGCGAGCTGACGGAAGGACCGGGGCAGGACGTCGAGTTCAGGCCGGCTGGCATCGAGGACATGCGGAAGCTGTACGAGGAGGCCACCGTCGTGGTGTACCCCTCGCGCTTCGACGAGCCCATGGGCCTCGCTCCCCTTGAGGCGATGTGCGCGGCCCGCCCCGTGGTGGCCACCTGTGTGGGAGGGCTGGGTGAAGGCGGCAGCACGCTGGTCGACCGCGACGAGGACGCGAAGAAGCAGGCGTCCCGCTTCGCCGACGAGTTGTGGCCCCTACTCACCGAGCCCTCGCTGGCCAGGAAGGCCGGATGCGTGGCCCGCGAACACGTCCGGGCCCGCTTCGACCTGGAGGAGGTCTATGTCAAACCGATGCTCGCCGAGTACCGGAGCCTCCTGGCGCCAGACCCCGACTCCTACGAGTGCGACACCCGCCAGCCCTCCGGCAGCCCCGAGACCTTTGCCGAGCCCTCCCTGTCCACTTCCACGGTCAGTCGCTGA
- a CDS encoding glycogen debranching N-terminal domain-containing protein, producing MFESVEASSQRALQPLLHDVVFCVAAPAFAASSRDGQLRGIRAEGFYDHDRRLLHTLCLLLDEREPEPIGVQPLGPHQVRFTAVHRYPRDRTDDPTLIVERIRTAGSGETISLRNIGTAERRLHVQLAAASDLADIADVKRGHSRPVLRCAAARASLAWRSPSGRARITVVSGPRPETSGGPEGGTMTWPLVVLRPGESWQVELAVTGRAVPTPPGHPVAPTAPAPWNDPVVAGDRRLMGLVRRGLGDLRALRLADPQRTADTGPEDQFIAAGCPWYLTLFGRDSIWSARMMLPLGTDLARGTLWALARRQGRVHDHYREEAPGRILHELRPAEAQHGHGLFLPAYYYGSVDATPLFVTLLVEAWHWGLSDEDVNALLPHAQRAMDWVLKSSSRDEDGLLRYYPRAGGLRHQSWKDSDDAVRDAEGRHIEPPLALCEVQGYAYEAAVGLASLLNSRGQREAAQSLLAWADSLRKRFADSFWIPTRNGPASRYVAIAVGQGLTPVSGPASNMGQLLSTGILDPDGPGDIAAWLADDKLNSGWGLRSRSAAVPGFNPLSYHGGSVWTHDTAIAIQGLCATGRHEEASQLVDGLLDAATYFSYRMPELYAGDARTDDSPAPLAYPAACRPQGWSAASGVAVLSALLGLKPDVTNRTLHVRPVPQWPMVVRGLVLAGQRLTVEVDREGSAKVSGLPEGWRVSHS from the coding sequence GTGTTCGAGTCCGTGGAAGCTTCGAGTCAGCGTGCTCTACAACCGCTGCTGCACGACGTCGTCTTCTGTGTCGCCGCCCCGGCCTTCGCCGCTTCGTCCCGTGACGGGCAGCTGAGAGGCATCCGGGCAGAGGGCTTCTACGACCACGACCGCCGTCTTCTGCACACCCTGTGCCTGCTCCTGGACGAGCGCGAACCCGAACCCATAGGTGTCCAGCCCCTGGGCCCGCACCAGGTCAGGTTCACCGCCGTCCACCGCTACCCGCGGGACCGGACCGACGACCCGACGCTGATCGTCGAGCGCATCCGTACCGCAGGCAGTGGCGAGACCATATCTCTGCGCAACATCGGCACCGCCGAACGCCGATTACACGTACAACTGGCCGCCGCGTCGGACCTCGCGGACATCGCCGACGTCAAGCGCGGGCACAGCCGCCCGGTACTGCGCTGCGCGGCGGCCCGGGCCTCTCTCGCCTGGCGCTCCCCCAGCGGCCGCGCCCGGATCACCGTCGTTTCCGGCCCGAGGCCCGAGACCTCCGGGGGCCCGGAAGGGGGAACCATGACCTGGCCCCTGGTGGTACTGCGACCGGGAGAGAGCTGGCAGGTCGAACTCGCCGTCACCGGCCGCGCGGTACCGACACCTCCGGGACACCCCGTGGCCCCCACCGCCCCCGCTCCCTGGAACGACCCGGTGGTCGCCGGCGACCGGCGGCTCATGGGGCTGGTCAGACGGGGGCTCGGCGATCTCCGTGCGCTGCGCCTCGCCGACCCTCAGCGCACCGCCGACACCGGCCCCGAGGACCAGTTCATCGCCGCGGGCTGCCCCTGGTACCTCACGCTCTTCGGCCGGGACTCGATCTGGTCGGCACGGATGATGCTGCCGCTGGGCACGGACCTGGCCCGCGGCACCCTCTGGGCACTGGCCCGCCGACAGGGGCGAGTGCACGACCACTACCGCGAGGAAGCGCCGGGGCGGATCCTGCACGAACTGCGGCCGGCGGAGGCCCAGCACGGCCACGGCCTGTTCCTGCCCGCGTACTACTACGGTTCGGTGGACGCCACCCCGCTGTTCGTGACCCTGCTGGTCGAGGCCTGGCACTGGGGCCTGTCCGACGAGGACGTGAACGCCCTGCTGCCCCACGCGCAGCGCGCCATGGACTGGGTCCTGAAGTCCAGCAGCCGCGACGAGGACGGCCTGCTGCGCTACTACCCACGCGCCGGAGGCCTCCGCCACCAGTCATGGAAGGACAGCGACGACGCGGTACGCGACGCCGAGGGCAGGCACATCGAACCCCCACTGGCTCTCTGCGAAGTCCAGGGATACGCGTACGAGGCGGCCGTGGGCCTCGCCTCACTGCTGAACAGCCGTGGCCAACGCGAGGCCGCCCAAAGCCTGCTCGCCTGGGCGGATTCCCTTCGGAAACGCTTCGCCGACTCCTTCTGGATACCCACCCGGAACGGCCCCGCGTCACGCTACGTGGCCATCGCCGTGGGCCAGGGACTCACCCCGGTGAGCGGTCCGGCGTCGAACATGGGCCAACTGCTGTCAACAGGCATCCTCGATCCCGACGGCCCCGGCGATATCGCCGCCTGGCTGGCGGACGACAAGCTCAACTCCGGCTGGGGACTGCGCAGCCGCTCGGCCGCCGTGCCCGGTTTCAACCCGCTGAGCTACCACGGGGGTTCGGTGTGGACCCACGACACCGCGATCGCCATACAGGGCCTGTGCGCGACCGGCCGCCACGAGGAGGCGAGCCAACTCGTGGACGGCCTCCTGGACGCCGCCACCTACTTCTCGTACCGCATGCCCGAGCTGTACGCGGGCGACGCCCGCACCGACGACTCCCCCGCACCTCTCGCCTACCCGGCCGCCTGCCGCCCACAGGGCTGGTCGGCGGCCTCGGGGGTGGCGGTGCTGTCCGCCCTGCTCGGCCTGAAGCCCGACGTCACCAACCGAACGCTGCACGTACGCCCGGTACCGCAGTGGCCAATGGTGGTGCGTGGCCTGGTCCTTGCGGGTCAGCGACTGACCGTGGAAGTGGACAGGGAGGGCTCGGCAAAGGTCTCGGGGCTGCCGGAGGGCTGGCGGGTGTCGCACTCGTAG
- a CDS encoding ABC transporter permease: MIATQAVLETKMLLRNGEQLLLTVVIPTLLLVLFSAVDIVDTGSGKAVDFLAPGILALAVMSTAFTGQAIATGFERRYGVLKRLAASPLPRWGLMTAKTASVLVTEILQVILLTVIALALGWSPHGNPLAVLLLLVLGTAAFSGLGLLMAGTLKAEATLAAANLVFLLLLVGGGVIVPLDKFPSGAQDALGLLPISALSDGLRDVLHHGAGMPWGDLGILAVWAVVGLGAAGKFFRWE, encoded by the coding sequence ATGATCGCCACACAGGCCGTCCTCGAGACGAAGATGCTGCTCCGCAACGGCGAGCAGCTCCTTCTCACGGTCGTCATCCCCACACTCCTGCTGGTCCTGTTCAGCGCGGTGGACATCGTCGACACGGGTTCCGGCAAGGCGGTCGACTTCCTGGCCCCCGGCATCCTCGCGCTCGCCGTGATGTCGACGGCGTTCACGGGCCAGGCGATCGCGACGGGCTTCGAGCGCCGCTACGGCGTCCTGAAGCGGCTCGCCGCCTCGCCGCTCCCCCGCTGGGGCCTGATGACCGCGAAGACGGCGTCGGTCCTGGTCACGGAGATCCTCCAGGTGATCCTGCTGACGGTGATCGCCCTCGCCCTCGGCTGGTCCCCGCACGGCAACCCCCTCGCCGTCCTGCTCCTCCTGGTCCTCGGCACCGCCGCCTTCTCGGGCCTCGGCCTGCTGATGGCCGGCACCCTGAAGGCGGAGGCCACTCTGGCCGCCGCGAACCTGGTCTTCCTGCTCCTCCTCGTCGGCGGCGGCGTGATCGTCCCCCTCGACAAGTTCCCCTCCGGCGCCCAGGACGCCCTCGGCCTGCTGCCGATCTCGGCCCTCTCGGACGGGTTGCGGGATGTGCTCCATCACGGGGCGGGGATGCCGTGGGGGGACCTGGGGATCCTGGCGGTGTGGGCGGTCGTGGGGCTGGGGGCGGCGGGGAAGTTCTTCCGCTGGGAGTGA
- a CDS encoding ABC transporter ATP-binding protein, translating to MRSEPVVQVQALVKRYGRKTAVDGLDLVAKAGITAVLGPNGAGKTTTVETCEGYRKPDSGTVRVLGLDPVRQTGQLRPRIGVMLQSGGVYSGARADEMLRHVAKLHAHPLDVDALIERLGLESCGRTTYRRLSGGQQQRLALAMAVVGRPELVFLDEPTAGLDPQARRATWDLVRDLRTDGVSVILTTHLMDEAEQLADDVAIIDAGKVIAQGTPDELCRGGAENTLRFSGRPGLDVASLLKALPADSTAAELTPGSYRVGGKVDPQLLATVTSWCAQHGVMPEKISVERHTLEDVFLELTGKELRS from the coding sequence ATGCGAAGCGAGCCCGTGGTCCAGGTCCAGGCCTTGGTGAAGAGGTACGGCAGGAAGACCGCGGTGGACGGCCTCGACCTGGTCGCCAAGGCGGGCATCACCGCCGTGCTCGGCCCCAATGGCGCAGGCAAGACGACCACGGTCGAGACCTGCGAGGGGTACCGGAAGCCGGACTCCGGCACCGTGCGCGTCCTGGGCCTCGACCCGGTCCGGCAGACCGGGCAGCTGCGCCCGCGGATCGGCGTCATGCTCCAGTCCGGCGGCGTCTACTCGGGCGCGCGCGCCGACGAGATGCTGCGCCACGTGGCGAAACTGCACGCGCACCCGCTCGACGTGGACGCGCTCATCGAACGGCTCGGTCTCGAAAGCTGCGGCCGTACGACGTACCGGCGGCTGTCGGGCGGCCAGCAGCAGCGCCTCGCGCTGGCGATGGCCGTGGTCGGCCGCCCCGAGCTGGTCTTCCTCGACGAGCCGACGGCGGGGCTCGACCCGCAGGCCCGCCGGGCCACCTGGGACCTGGTCCGCGACCTGCGCACCGACGGTGTCTCGGTCATCCTCACCACGCACCTCATGGACGAGGCGGAACAGCTCGCGGACGACGTCGCGATCATCGACGCGGGCAAGGTCATCGCCCAGGGCACCCCCGACGAACTGTGCCGCGGCGGCGCCGAGAACACCCTGCGCTTCAGCGGCCGTCCAGGGCTCGACGTGGCCTCCCTGCTCAAGGCGCTCCCCGCGGACAGTACGGCGGCGGAGCTGACGCCGGGCTCGTACCGGGTCGGCGGCAAGGTCGACCCGCAGCTGCTCGCGACGGTCACCTCCTGGTGCGCACAGCACGGGGTGATGCCGGAGAAGATCTCCGTCGAACGCCACACACTCGAAGACGTGTTCTTGGAACTGACCGGCAAGGAGCTGCGTTCGTGA
- a CDS encoding aminoglycoside N(3)-acetyltransferase — protein MPTPPPTGPLVTRDTVSAQLLSLGVRPGETLLLHSSLSSLGWVCGGAVAVVQGLLDTLGPDGTLVVPTQSGDLSDPALWSNPPVPEEWWPAIRAAMPAYDPLVTPARRVGVIPETVRNWPGALRSAHPQTSFAAIGPGAAAVVEGHAPDCRLGERSPLARLEEMGARVLLLDAGYDACTAFHLAEYRIPSPLVEVGRPAAGGWEEVTEVSISSERFDELGSDFERDRPVVRGRVGAAGTRLFPVADAVAYAERWLALHRPREPYVDAAPRAREPRTRP, from the coding sequence ATGCCGACACCCCCTCCCACCGGCCCACTCGTCACCCGCGACACAGTCTCGGCACAGCTGCTGTCGTTAGGCGTACGGCCGGGTGAAACGCTCCTTCTGCACTCCTCGCTCAGCTCCCTCGGCTGGGTCTGCGGCGGAGCCGTCGCCGTCGTCCAGGGACTGCTCGACACCCTCGGCCCCGACGGAACCCTGGTGGTCCCCACCCAGTCCGGCGACCTCTCCGACCCGGCGCTGTGGAGCAATCCGCCGGTACCCGAGGAATGGTGGCCGGCCATCCGGGCGGCGATGCCCGCGTACGACCCCCTCGTCACCCCCGCACGCAGGGTCGGCGTGATCCCGGAGACCGTACGCAACTGGCCCGGCGCCCTGCGCAGCGCACACCCGCAGACCTCGTTCGCGGCGATCGGCCCGGGCGCGGCGGCGGTCGTCGAGGGCCACGCGCCGGACTGCCGCCTCGGGGAGCGCAGCCCGCTGGCCCGCCTTGAGGAGATGGGTGCCCGGGTGCTGCTGCTGGATGCGGGGTACGACGCGTGCACCGCCTTCCACCTGGCCGAATACCGGATCCCGTCGCCGCTGGTCGAGGTGGGCCGGCCGGCCGCGGGCGGCTGGGAGGAGGTGACGGAGGTGTCGATCAGCTCCGAGCGCTTCGACGAGCTGGGCTCCGACTTCGAACGCGACCGTCCCGTCGTACGGGGCCGGGTGGGCGCGGCCGGCACACGGCTGTTCCCGGTGGCCGACGCCGTGGCGTACGCGGAGCGGTGGCTCGCGCTGCACCGGCCGCGGGAGCCGTACGTGGATGCGGCACCCCGCGCCCGGGAGCCCCGGACGCGTCCCTAG
- a CDS encoding metalloregulator ArsR/SmtB family transcription factor, with amino-acid sequence MKNVGEAPQEELATGERSTRNRLVRSVLDHGPSTVADLAGRLGLTHAAVRRHLDALVADDIVEAREQRVYGARTRGRPAKVFALTDCGRDAFDQSYDKLAADALRWIAEREGGDEAVVAFARARIAAQAGAYRAAIEAAAPEKRTEALAKALSEDGYAATARSAPVGEQLCQHHCPVAHVAEQFPQLCEAETEIFSQLLGTHVQRLATIAHGDGVCTTFIPKISKTAPNASASTAGRNPA; translated from the coding sequence GTGAAAAACGTTGGCGAGGCTCCACAGGAGGAACTCGCGACCGGGGAGCGCTCTACGCGCAACCGGCTCGTGCGCTCCGTCCTGGACCACGGCCCGTCGACGGTGGCCGACCTCGCCGGACGGCTGGGACTGACCCATGCCGCCGTACGCCGGCATCTCGACGCACTCGTCGCCGACGACATCGTGGAAGCACGTGAGCAGCGGGTCTACGGAGCGCGCACGCGCGGCCGCCCCGCCAAGGTCTTCGCCCTGACCGACTGCGGCCGGGACGCCTTCGACCAGTCCTACGACAAGCTCGCCGCGGACGCCCTGCGCTGGATCGCAGAGCGCGAGGGCGGGGACGAGGCGGTCGTCGCCTTCGCCCGCGCCAGGATCGCCGCACAGGCGGGCGCGTACCGCGCGGCCATAGAGGCCGCCGCCCCCGAAAAGCGCACCGAAGCCCTGGCCAAGGCCCTGAGCGAGGACGGGTACGCTGCTACGGCGCGAAGCGCACCGGTCGGCGAGCAGCTCTGCCAGCACCACTGCCCGGTCGCCCATGTCGCCGAGCAGTTCCCGCAGCTGTGCGAGGCGGAGACCGAGATCTTCTCGCAGTTGCTCGGCACCCATGTGCAGCGGCTGGCCACCATCGCCCACGGCGACGGCGTATGCACGACGTTCATCCCCAAGATTTCCAAGACAGCACCTAACGCATCTGCAAGTACCGCCGGGAGGAACCCCGCATGA